The Acidimicrobiales bacterium sequence ACCTCGCCGAGCCCTGCTGGATGGTGGTCCCAGCGAGGAACTGGGCGAGCGTCACCACGTTCCGGGCCGGGATCGGCACCTACGAGAAGTTGGGAGGCGTGGCGGACGCCGACCGCCACGAGGTCTGGAAGGGCGACGAGATCACGGCCCACGAGCCGCATCTGCGCACCGATCCCTACGGATACGCCGTCGCCTACCGGGAGTACCTCACCGATGACGCGCGCCTCGTCCTCGCCGTGCTGCGCGCCGCGGTCACCGACGGTGCGGTCGTCGCGAACCGGGCCCCGGTCGTCGACGTCGCCCGCGCCGGTGAACGCATCGACGGGGTGGTCGTCCGCTGCGCCGCCACCGATCGGGAGGTCGTCGTGCGGGGCGACGTGGTCATCAACGCCGCCGGGCCGTGGGTCGAGTCGATCGCGCGGATGGAGCAGGATCCGCCGGCGACGCCGCTGCATCTCTCGAAAGGCGTGCACGTGGTCGTGGCGCGCGAGCGGTTCCCGGCGAATCATCTGGTGATCGCCAACACGCCGGACAAGCGCTCGATCTTCGTCATCCCCCGGGGTGACATCGTGTACATCGGCACGACCGACACGAGCTACCACGGCGACCGCCCGTTGTGGCCCGAGATCGAGCTCGACGACGTCTCGTACCTCCTCGACCCGATGGCCCGCTACTTCGACATCGACCCGCTCGGGCCCGCCGACGTCGTTGCCGCCTGGTCCGGCGTGCGGCCGCTCATCGCCCAGGAGGGCAAGGAGGCGAAGGAGATGAGCCGCAAGGACGAGGTCACGGTCGGGGCGGGCGGCATGATCTCCATCGCGGGCGGCAAGCTGACCGGCTTCCGCAAGCTCGCCGAAGAAGTGATGGACGTGGTGGCGAAGCAGCTCGGTCGGCGGCTCCCGGAGGGGCCGGGGACGGCCGCTGTGCCCGGCGGCGAACCGGCCCCGGATGGCGACGACCGGCAGGCCACCCGCCTGCGCCGGTTGTACGGCTCCGAGGTTGACGAGGTGCTGGCCCTCGGGTCCGCACCCCTCGTTGACGGCGAGCCGGTGGTCGCCGGCGAGGTCGACTGGGCGATCGACGTGGAGGCCGCCACGACGCTGGTGGACGTGGTCTACCGCCGAACCCGGGTTGCCTGGTACGTGCCGGCCCGGCGTGACGAGATCGCGATCGCCATCGCCGACCGCATGGCCGATCGGCTCGGCTGGTCGAGCGACGATCGGGCCGGTCAGATCGACGAGGTACGAGCGAGGTTCGCCGACGAACTCGCGTTTCGGACAACCGCCGGGGAGGCGTGATGGGACTGACGGACGATCTGGCGAGCGTGCTGGGAGAGGGACTCCTGCTCGGCGATACGGAGCGAGCCGAACGGGCGCGCGACACGTGGATGCGATCGCAGATACCGATCTCCGCGGGCGAGCCCGTGGTGGCACCGGTGGCGGTGTGTGCCCCCGGAACCACCGAGGAACTCGCGGAGGCCGTCCGGATCTGTGTCTCCCACGGCGCGCCGATGATCCCGCGGGGCGGCGGCTCCGGTGTCGTCGGTGGCGTCCTGGCCGCGCCGGACTCGGTCGTGCTCTCCACGGAACGGATGACCGGGCTCCGCTCGTTCTCGTCGTCGGACCTCCTCGCCTCGTTCCGGGCCGGCACCAACGGCCTCGAGGCCGAGCAGCGCATGGCGGCGGAGGGACTGACGATCGGGCACTGGCCCCAGTCGATCGAGCTCTCGACCGTCGGTGGCTGGGTCGCCACCCGGGCGTCGGGCCAGTACTCGACGGCATACGGCAACATCGAGGACGTGGTCTACGGCCTCGAGGCGGTGCTGGCCGATGGCACGATCTATCGCAGTCGCGACACGCCGCGAGCGGCCGCCGGGCCGGATCTCCGGCACCTCCTCATGGGCGCCGAGGGCACCCTCGGCATCGTGACCGACGTGACCTTCTCGGTGCGCGAGCAACCGGAGCCCGGCGTCCGCCAGGCGTTCCACTTCGCCGAGTTCGCCGACGGCATCGAGGCGATCCGCCGGGTCATGCGGGCGGGTTGGCGGCCGCCGGTGGTGCGGCTCTACGACGGGCGCGAGTCCTGGCGGCACTTCCGCGACCAGATGCCCAAGGGCAACGCGATGCTGATCTTCCTGCACGAGGGCCCGCCCGGCGTCGCGCCCCTCGAAGCCGCCGCCGTGGCGGACATCTGCGGGGCAGGCGGTGGCGCCGCCGCACCCACGGAGGCCGTGGACGGCTGGTTCGCCCACCGCAACACGGTGCCGAGTTGGGACGAGCTGCTCCGGTCCGGCGTGGTCGCCGACACGATCGAGGTCGCGGCGGACTGGTCGCGGCTCCCGGCGCTCTACGACGCCGTGGTCGCGGCGTTGAACGGCGTGGCCGGCGTCGTGGCCGCATCCGCGCATTCCTCGCACGCCTACCGCAGCGGTGCCAACCTCTACTTCACGCTGGCGGCGACGCCCGGCGACCCCGCGGACTACGCGGCGACCTATGACGCGTGCTGGAACGCGGCGCTACGGGCCGCCGACGACCTCGGCGCGGGGTTGGCCCATCACCACGGCGTCGGGCGGGTCCGGCGCGAGTGGATGGCATCGGAGGTCGGGGCCGGCGGCGTCGCCATGCTGCGGGGCGTGAAGGCGGCGCTCGATCCCGCTGGTCTGATGAATCCCGGGGTGCTGATCCCGTGAGCCTCGTGGCGGGGCTCGACGTCGGCACCACGACGATCCGGGTCGCCCTGTTCGACGGTGAGCAGCGGGTCGCGATCGCCCGGGAGCAGTTGCCGCTCGACGTCCCGTTCGCGGGTGCGGTCGAGCAGAACGCCGCGGGATTCGTGGAGGCCGCGGAACGGCTCTGGGCCGTGGCCCTCGCCGAGGCCGGTGCCGTCGCAGCCGATGTCTCCCGTCTCGGCATCGCCAACCAGCGAGCGACCATCGTCTGCTGGTCGAGCGCGACCGGCGAACCGCTGCGCCCGGCCGTGGGCTGGCAGGACACCCGCACGAAGGTGGAGGTCGCCCGCTTCGTCGACCAGGGCATCCCGGTCAACACGAACGCATCGTGCACCAAGATGACCTGGCTGCTGGAGCACGATCTGGCGGTCGCCGCGGCGGCCGCCGACGGCACGCTGCGCATGGGAACGGTGGACGCCTGGATGACGTGGGCGCTCTCCGGCGGTGAGGCATGTGTGACGGAGCCGGGCAACGCGGCGGCGACCGGTCTGTACGACGCCCGCTCGGGTGACTGGTCCGACGGCGCGCTCGATCTCTTCGCCGTGCCCCGTGACCCGCTGCCGAGCGTCGTTGCGTCCGACGCCGTCGTCGGTTCCGCGAGCCGGCTGGGCGGCGAGGTGCTCCTGGCCGGGCGGCTCGGCGACCAGATGGCGGCGTGCGCGGCACACGGCATCCGTGCGGGCGAGGCGAAGTTGACCCTCGGCACGTCGG is a genomic window containing:
- a CDS encoding FGGY family carbohydrate kinase, with translation MSLVAGLDVGTTTIRVALFDGEQRVAIAREQLPLDVPFAGAVEQNAAGFVEAAERLWAVALAEAGAVAADVSRLGIANQRATIVCWSSATGEPLRPAVGWQDTRTKVEVARFVDQGIPVNTNASCTKMTWLLEHDLAVAAAAADGTLRMGTVDAWMTWALSGGEACVTEPGNAAATGLYDARSGDWSDGALDLFAVPRDPLPSVVASDAVVGSASRLGGEVLLAGRLGDQMAACAAHGIRAGEAKLTLGTSAMLDVHAGPEPGAAPEGCYMLPLWRRGEGDTAVDEFLFEGSINTAGSVIEWLVRVGLLDRVEDLDAVATAGRVGSVAFVPALAGRGSPRHEPDARATWTGLALDTTREDMVRAAVEGIAERVAELAAHMGVAALAVDGGLSRSDVLLAAIEARGLAVTRGEPEATVRGAALIATPRSSG
- a CDS encoding FAD-binding oxidoreductase, with the protein product MGLTDDLASVLGEGLLLGDTERAERARDTWMRSQIPISAGEPVVAPVAVCAPGTTEELAEAVRICVSHGAPMIPRGGGSGVVGGVLAAPDSVVLSTERMTGLRSFSSSDLLASFRAGTNGLEAEQRMAAEGLTIGHWPQSIELSTVGGWVATRASGQYSTAYGNIEDVVYGLEAVLADGTIYRSRDTPRAAAGPDLRHLLMGAEGTLGIVTDVTFSVREQPEPGVRQAFHFAEFADGIEAIRRVMRAGWRPPVVRLYDGRESWRHFRDQMPKGNAMLIFLHEGPPGVAPLEAAAVADICGAGGGAAAPTEAVDGWFAHRNTVPSWDELLRSGVVADTIEVAADWSRLPALYDAVVAALNGVAGVVAASAHSSHAYRSGANLYFTLAATPGDPADYAATYDACWNAALRAADDLGAGLAHHHGVGRVRREWMASEVGAGGVAMLRGVKAALDPAGLMNPGVLIP
- a CDS encoding glycerol-3-phosphate dehydrogenase/oxidase, which translates into the protein MTAPSLTPSSRADRLDELEADRFDVVIVGGGITGAGIARDAAGRGLRVAVLEANDYAAGTSSRSSKLIHGGLRYLASGEVDLVRKTARERTAVHAMAPHLAEPCWMVVPARNWASVTTFRAGIGTYEKLGGVADADRHEVWKGDEITAHEPHLRTDPYGYAVAYREYLTDDARLVLAVLRAAVTDGAVVANRAPVVDVARAGERIDGVVVRCAATDREVVVRGDVVINAAGPWVESIARMEQDPPATPLHLSKGVHVVVARERFPANHLVIANTPDKRSIFVIPRGDIVYIGTTDTSYHGDRPLWPEIELDDVSYLLDPMARYFDIDPLGPADVVAAWSGVRPLIAQEGKEAKEMSRKDEVTVGAGGMISIAGGKLTGFRKLAEEVMDVVAKQLGRRLPEGPGTAAVPGGEPAPDGDDRQATRLRRLYGSEVDEVLALGSAPLVDGEPVVAGEVDWAIDVEAATTLVDVVYRRTRVAWYVPARRDEIAIAIADRMADRLGWSSDDRAGQIDEVRARFADELAFRTTAGEA